In Mangrovivirga cuniculi, the following proteins share a genomic window:
- a CDS encoding tyrosine-protein phosphatase: protein MHSHILPGIDDGVKSVEESLIVIRKFIDLGYEKLIATPHIMSDFYKNTPVTISNAYHQVIDAVEKENLPISIDFAAEYYLDDSFAKKVENDEQLLTFGDNYLLFETSYINPPANIEEVIFLMFSKGLRPVWAHPERYPYLFENNLFGRMKDRGVLFQINANSLGGYYSPQAKKHVEKLIKEGSVDFVGSDCHKLKHLEYLESIMNKKAFRNLLEKKYLNQSL from the coding sequence ATGCACTCGCATATTCTTCCCGGGATAGACGACGGAGTCAAGTCAGTAGAGGAGTCATTAATTGTAATCAGAAAGTTTATTGATTTAGGATATGAGAAACTCATAGCGACACCTCATATTATGAGTGACTTTTACAAAAACACTCCTGTAACAATCAGTAATGCATACCATCAGGTTATCGATGCAGTAGAAAAAGAGAATCTTCCAATATCCATCGATTTTGCTGCAGAATATTATCTTGACGATTCATTTGCAAAAAAAGTTGAAAACGATGAGCAGTTATTAACCTTTGGGGATAATTACCTGCTTTTTGAGACATCCTATATCAATCCGCCGGCAAACATAGAGGAGGTGATATTTCTTATGTTCTCCAAAGGACTCAGGCCAGTCTGGGCCCATCCGGAGAGATATCCCTACCTGTTTGAAAATAATTTGTTTGGTCGGATGAAAGACCGGGGTGTTTTGTTTCAGATTAATGCCAATAGCCTTGGAGGATATTATTCTCCACAGGCTAAAAAGCATGTTGAGAAACTGATCAAAGAAGGTTCCGTTGACTTTGTCGGTTCAGATTGTCATAAATTAAAACATCTGGAATACCTCGAGAGTATTATGAATAAAAAGGCATTCAGAAATTTATTGGAAAAAAAATATTTGAATCAGTCACTATGA